A section of the Methanoregula formicica SMSP genome encodes:
- a CDS encoding YeeE/YedE thiosulfate transporter family protein produces the protein MSIETIRNNRNVQVLLGLLTGIAFGFLLQKAGVTNYDMIIGQLLLTDFTVVKVMLSAVLIGMIGVYAMKLARIAHLHCRSGSIGSTVVGGLIFGAGFALLGYCPGTAAGAVGTGALDAFFGAVGIAIGAGIFARLYPILASTILNRGAFPAETVPELIGIRPVVVVAGVAVMILLLFWIFRVYGI, from the coding sequence ATGTCCATTGAAACCATCAGGAACAACAGGAATGTCCAGGTGCTCCTCGGGCTTCTGACCGGCATCGCGTTCGGCTTCCTGCTCCAGAAAGCCGGAGTGACAAATTATGACATGATCATCGGGCAGCTCCTCCTCACGGACTTTACGGTCGTCAAGGTGATGCTCTCGGCCGTGCTCATCGGCATGATCGGAGTCTATGCCATGAAGTTGGCGAGAATTGCACACCTTCACTGCCGGAGTGGATCAATCGGCTCAACGGTAGTCGGTGGCCTTATCTTCGGGGCCGGTTTTGCCCTGCTCGGGTACTGTCCCGGCACGGCCGCAGGTGCAGTCGGGACCGGGGCGCTGGACGCATTCTTCGGGGCCGTCGGGATAGCAATCGGGGCCGGGATCTTCGCACGCCTTTACCCGATCCTCGCGAGTACCATCCTGAACCGCGGCGCTTTCCCGGCCGAGACGGTGCCGGAACTGATCGGGATTCGACCTGTTGTGGTTGTTGCGGGCGTTGCGGTAATGATCCTTTTGCTGTTCTGGATATTCCGGGTGTACGGGATATGA
- a CDS encoding ArdC family protein: MKAADVKAQINERIIKSLSEGKIPWLKPWTENGPRNLFSGRAYTGLNRLILGLSSYPLPFWATYRQYLAAGLQVQFGEHGTGIIYAGRTVKTDTKTDENGKETENKKQIRFLKAFVVFNIAQTDYQEKGYKLPDLKENAHLLGCDAVIQDYTDRHSIRVTAGNRAAYSPQMDIITCPEIGQFRTSEYYYATMFHECIHSTGPRLDRFKRTDPVCFGSDTYGREELVAEIGSAYLAALTGIDSTAIIQNQAAYLQNWATAIKADADLVMYAAGRAEKAADFMIGASAPVPTGAIGTDAAEEVTA; the protein is encoded by the coding sequence ATGAAAGCCGCTGACGTAAAAGCACAGATCAACGAGAGGATCATAAAATCCCTCTCGGAGGGAAAGATCCCCTGGCTGAAACCGTGGACGGAGAACGGCCCGCGTAACCTCTTCAGCGGCAGGGCATACACCGGGCTGAACCGGTTGATCCTCGGACTCAGCTCCTACCCTCTCCCTTTTTGGGCAACCTATCGCCAGTATCTCGCCGCAGGGTTACAGGTCCAGTTCGGAGAACACGGGACCGGGATTATCTACGCAGGCCGGACCGTGAAGACCGACACCAAGACCGATGAAAACGGCAAGGAGACCGAGAACAAAAAACAAATCCGTTTCCTGAAAGCCTTTGTAGTTTTCAATATCGCCCAGACTGATTATCAGGAGAAGGGCTACAAGCTCCCGGACCTGAAAGAGAACGCCCACCTTCTCGGATGCGATGCAGTTATTCAGGACTACACGGACCGGCACTCAATACGGGTTACGGCGGGAAACCGTGCCGCCTACTCCCCGCAGATGGATATCATCACCTGCCCGGAGATCGGCCAGTTCAGAACCTCCGAGTACTATTATGCGACGATGTTTCACGAGTGCATCCACTCCACCGGGCCCCGGCTCGACCGGTTCAAGAGGACCGATCCGGTCTGCTTCGGGTCCGACACCTACGGGCGCGAAGAACTGGTCGCCGAGATCGGGAGTGCATACCTGGCTGCGCTCACCGGCATCGACTCAACGGCGATAATTCAGAATCAGGCGGCATACCTCCAGAACTGGGCCACGGCGATCAAGGCTGATGCCGATCTCGTGATGTATGCAGCCGGCAGGGCAGAGAAGGCAGCGGATTTCATGATCGGGGCTTCTGCCCCGGTCCCCACCGGCGCAATCGGGACAGATGCAGCGGAAGAGGTGACGGCATGA
- a CDS encoding type II toxin-antitoxin system VapC family toxin, producing the protein MLFFADSCFFIGLHYDKDNNHDAAEAIWNHLIQEQMIDGLNSFLVTDYILIEVFQTLQNKIGFKKTKDIHGSLIEGCKLQHITREMIDNAIHQKLLPSCNHSTKKPKIGLVDGTSLIVMDQQDIPRIISFDDHFDSIPLIKRIYSVETIPSAH; encoded by the coding sequence ATGCTCTTTTTTGCGGACAGTTGTTTTTTTATCGGCCTTCATTATGATAAAGATAACAACCACGATGCCGCAGAAGCAATCTGGAACCACCTGATCCAAGAGCAGATGATTGATGGGTTGAATTCTTTTTTAGTAACGGATTATATCCTCATCGAAGTTTTTCAGACACTACAAAATAAAATTGGTTTCAAAAAAACAAAGGACATCCACGGCAGTCTCATCGAAGGCTGCAAACTCCAGCATATCACGAGAGAGATGATCGATAATGCCATTCATCAAAAATTACTTCCTTCCTGTAACCATTCAACAAAAAAGCCCAAAATCGGACTGGTTGATGGGACATCTTTGATTGTAATGGACCAGCAGGATATTCCAAGAATTATCAGTTTTGACGACCATTTCGATTCGATTCCTTTGATTAAGAGGATTTATAGTGTTGAGACTATTCCAAGCGCTCATTAA
- a CDS encoding helicase-related protein: MGEQDSFTGDARKFRLGVEAIRLGLAYEYDPYFTLSIARIDPLPHQLEAVYDYFLNLPRIRFLLADDPGAGKTIMAGLLIKELKIRGLIKRILLVTPANLTFQWQREMHEKFRESFKIVNAEDLRSMYGQNPWQQYDQAVTSISWVSRIEDANQSLLRSHWDLIIVDEAHKMSAYNEDKKTLAYQLGEHLSEMTDHFLLMTATPHKGDPDNFRLFLELLDKDVYGDIKSLEKAIENRSAPFYLRRVKEALVSFPDPETGKTISLFTKRNVRTIGFEINDEELEFYDGLTRFVEDQSIKAAADNSIRGRALGFTMAMLQRRFASSMYAVRRSLERMKEKREIILKDPEAYRKKQIEKRVPEDYYDLTDEEQQEVLAELENAVISYNPADLRSEITTLGLLIGQAKVLENKEIETKLTKLREAITTQGIFKDPSMKLLIFTEHKDTLDYLVEKLRAWGLTVTQIHGGMKVGNRNEPGTRLCAEKDFRENCQIMVATEAAGEGINLQFCWFMVNYDIPWNPVRLEQRMGRIHRYGQEKDCLIFNFVATNTREGRVLQTLFDRIRQIEDDLDPGRTGKIFNVLGDIFPANSLEKMLRDMYSQNLRPDMILDRIVEVVDTQRFKHITDSALEGLAKRELNLSVIVGKREEAKERRLVPEVIEDFFIQSGAVCGVVPKETSHGSHMYRLGKIPRSLQIVGERLEPRYGTLGKEYQKIAFSKDILKKDSTVEWVTPGHPLFECVREDLQEQVQKDLREGAVYYDLNRTLPALLDVFSASVKDGLGNSIHQRLFVVETFQGGLMNIRQPTMFLDLQPAETGADVPDIAIMPQPAQIESYLLDNNLQTFLNEVRQERLRQTATIERHIEISLKELINRQNTRLIDLFARQQSGVSDSLLPANIKTTQDRLDELNNRLDRRRKELEQERTCSIGEIRHLGRAWVLPHPERKSPGMVMMVRDDEIERIAVQAVIRQEEARGWKVQSVETEDRGFDLISRKPHPEDPSTAIEVRFIEVKGRASIGEVALSSNEYKTASRLKNDYWLYVVFNCATNPEITIVQDPARLGWQPLVKIEHYHIGADKILGAKQ; encoded by the coding sequence TTGGGAGAACAGGACTCATTTACCGGCGATGCCCGTAAGTTCCGTCTCGGGGTTGAGGCAATACGTCTAGGACTTGCATACGAATACGACCCCTATTTTACCCTCTCTATTGCTCGTATCGATCCTCTCCCTCACCAGCTTGAAGCGGTGTATGATTATTTTCTGAATCTTCCCCGCATACGGTTTCTCCTGGCCGATGACCCCGGTGCTGGTAAAACCATCATGGCCGGACTTCTGATTAAAGAATTAAAAATACGGGGCCTTATAAAACGAATTCTTTTAGTGACACCGGCAAACCTCACATTCCAATGGCAACGTGAGATGCATGAAAAATTCCGCGAATCCTTTAAAATTGTTAATGCTGAGGATCTTCGCTCGATGTATGGCCAGAATCCCTGGCAACAGTATGATCAGGCCGTGACGTCAATTTCATGGGTCTCACGCATTGAAGATGCGAATCAGAGCCTTCTGCGGAGTCATTGGGATCTCATCATCGTCGATGAAGCGCACAAGATGAGTGCTTACAATGAAGATAAAAAGACCCTCGCCTATCAATTGGGCGAACACTTGTCGGAGATGACGGATCATTTTCTGCTAATGACAGCAACGCCCCATAAGGGTGATCCTGATAATTTCCGATTGTTCCTTGAACTGCTTGACAAGGATGTGTATGGAGATATCAAGAGCCTTGAGAAAGCAATCGAGAACCGGAGTGCTCCGTTTTATCTTCGCCGTGTCAAAGAAGCTCTCGTCTCTTTCCCAGATCCAGAAACCGGCAAAACAATCAGTCTGTTTACTAAACGAAACGTCCGGACAATCGGGTTTGAGATCAATGATGAGGAACTCGAATTTTACGATGGACTCACGCGGTTTGTCGAAGACCAGTCAATCAAGGCGGCAGCCGACAATTCTATCCGAGGTAGGGCCCTCGGGTTCACTATGGCAATGTTGCAGCGGCGGTTTGCATCCAGTATGTACGCCGTGAGACGTAGTCTCGAACGGATGAAAGAAAAAAGGGAAATTATTCTCAAAGATCCAGAAGCGTACCGGAAGAAGCAGATAGAGAAGAGAGTCCCCGAGGATTATTACGATCTTACCGATGAAGAGCAACAAGAGGTACTTGCAGAACTGGAAAATGCTGTAATCTCGTACAATCCCGCTGATTTGCGAAGTGAGATAACCACATTGGGTCTCCTAATCGGGCAGGCCAAGGTTCTTGAGAACAAAGAGATCGAAACTAAACTTACCAAACTTCGTGAGGCAATAACCACGCAAGGGATCTTTAAAGATCCGTCAATGAAACTCCTTATCTTCACTGAGCATAAGGACACCCTTGACTATCTCGTTGAAAAGCTACGGGCCTGGGGGCTCACCGTTACACAGATCCATGGAGGAATGAAGGTAGGTAACCGCAATGAACCCGGGACCCGCCTCTGTGCAGAGAAGGATTTCCGAGAGAATTGTCAGATTATGGTTGCGACGGAGGCAGCAGGAGAAGGTATCAATCTCCAATTCTGTTGGTTCATGGTCAATTATGATATACCATGGAATCCGGTCCGGCTTGAGCAGCGGATGGGACGTATCCACCGGTACGGGCAAGAAAAAGATTGCCTGATCTTCAATTTTGTTGCAACCAATACACGCGAGGGGAGAGTTCTTCAAACATTGTTTGATCGGATACGGCAGATTGAAGACGATCTTGATCCTGGCCGCACTGGGAAAATCTTCAACGTTCTCGGTGATATTTTCCCGGCGAATTCACTCGAAAAGATGCTTCGGGATATGTACTCACAGAACCTGCGTCCCGATATGATACTTGATCGGATCGTGGAGGTTGTGGATACCCAGCGGTTTAAGCATATAACCGATTCAGCACTTGAAGGATTGGCAAAACGTGAACTGAACCTGAGCGTGATTGTCGGGAAACGCGAAGAAGCAAAAGAGCGCCGGCTTGTTCCAGAGGTTATCGAGGACTTCTTCATCCAGTCAGGAGCAGTATGCGGAGTTGTTCCCAAGGAGACTTCCCATGGTTCGCATATGTATCGGTTGGGGAAAATTCCCAGAAGCCTGCAGATTGTGGGTGAGAGGCTGGAACCCCGGTACGGAACGCTGGGAAAAGAGTACCAGAAGATTGCCTTTAGCAAAGATATCCTGAAAAAGGATAGTACGGTCGAATGGGTGACACCCGGTCATCCGCTGTTCGAATGTGTCCGAGAGGATCTCCAGGAACAAGTCCAGAAAGATCTTCGGGAGGGGGCGGTCTATTATGATCTGAATCGCACTCTTCCTGCACTCCTCGATGTTTTCTCTGCATCCGTAAAGGATGGGTTGGGTAACAGTATTCACCAACGCCTTTTCGTTGTTGAAACGTTCCAAGGCGGTTTGATGAACATCCGTCAGCCCACTATGTTTCTGGATCTCCAGCCTGCAGAAACCGGAGCAGATGTACCAGATATCGCGATCATGCCCCAGCCTGCACAGATTGAATCCTATCTCCTCGACAATAATCTCCAGACATTCCTGAATGAAGTGAGACAGGAACGGCTGAGACAGACAGCAACCATTGAGCGACACATCGAGATCAGCTTAAAGGAATTAATCAATCGTCAGAATACCCGGTTGATTGATCTCTTTGCGCGGCAGCAGAGTGGGGTGTCCGATTCCTTACTTCCTGCAAATATCAAGACAACGCAGGACCGTCTCGATGAGCTGAATAACCGACTTGACCGGAGAAGAAAAGAACTGGAGCAGGAACGGACATGTAGCATCGGTGAGATCCGGCATCTTGGCCGGGCGTGGGTGCTCCCCCATCCAGAGCGAAAATCCCCTGGCATGGTAATGATGGTCAGAGATGACGAGATAGAACGAATTGCTGTGCAAGCCGTTATACGCCAAGAGGAAGCGAGAGGCTGGAAGGTTCAGAGTGTAGAGACAGAAGACCGAGGATTCGATCTCATCTCCCGTAAGCCCCACCCTGAAGATCCCAGCACTGCAATAGAAGTGCGGTTTATTGAAGTGAAAGGACGGGCATCGATTGGTGAGGTTGCTCTCTCATCCAATGAATACAAGACCGCCAGCCGTTTGAAAAATGATTACTGGCTCTATGTGGTATTCAATTGTGCAACAAACCCGGAGATCACTATCGTGCAGGACCCCGCCCGGCTCGGATGGCAGCCACTCGTGAAGATCGAACATTATCATATCGGAGCGGATAAAATACTGGGGGCAAAACAATGA
- a CDS encoding DUF1156 domain-containing protein — protein sequence MTSPPYPKRLIEVDLPIKKISVHARREKAIRHGHISTLHIWWARRPLAACRAVICAALWPDPADQLCPESFKAEAKKQMMQFWNQADTESRIINHPLELRTALLDFIADFANWDNSTDMRYLNTARALTQSAHEALGGKPGSRPLVVDPFAGGGSIPLEALRTGADAYASDLNPVAVLLNKVLLEYIPKYGELLPDEVAKWGKWMKVEAEKELAEYYPKDPGGATPIAYLWARTITCEGPGCGVEVPLIRSLWLAKKSNRSVALQLIPNPVEKRVDIEIIRDAKAAEVKSGTVKRGSATCPCCGYTTPVASVRKQLKARHGGTEDARMFCVVTTKTSEQGRFYRLPTQRDLDVVRRAKEELERRKKAWTGELSLVPSESTTHYHTFVNRGSIYGMNTWDNYFTSRQLLSLSYLVNLVNKVRNKSISTGNKGVEIPLQTCLAFIVDKLADKSSSLCRWKSSAEYMAGNTFSRQALPMVFDFCETNLFGDVTGDINSEVVWLEKMLRHGCSSLDHQGHVELASATSHPLPSDSVQGFVTDPPYYYSVQYADLSDFFYVWLHRSLGALYPELFTTQFTPKNDEIIVQSPGHEFAAEGKNKKFYESRMHVAMEEGRRILAPNGIGVIVFANTSTSGWETMLQSLVESGWVIVGSWPIDTEMAQRILAQNRSVLASSIHLVCRPRETPDGSVRSDDVGDWRDVLHELPIRIHEWMPRLAAEGVVGADAIFACLGPALEIYSRYSRVEKPNGEQVLLHEYLEKVWETVAREALTVIFKDVDTSGFEEDARLTAMWLWTLFANSGEINGVAASEQDDDDTVDEDEKSTGKKSGAKSGFILDYDTARKIAQGLGAHPDEMKTLVDVKGDTARLLPVSERAQFLFGKQGVTKIPIVAKRKGKQLTLGESTGDGADDAVISAKASMEGDFDLVLGKTVLDSVHQSMLLFGAGRSDALKTFLVDNGAGKDPRFWRLAQALSALYPKSCEEKRWVDGVLARKKGLGL from the coding sequence ATGACCTCACCCCCTTACCCCAAACGCCTCATCGAAGTCGATCTCCCGATCAAGAAAATCAGTGTGCACGCCCGTCGGGAAAAAGCAATCCGTCACGGCCACATCTCGACGCTGCATATCTGGTGGGCTCGCCGTCCGCTTGCAGCCTGTCGGGCAGTGATCTGTGCAGCTCTCTGGCCAGACCCAGCTGATCAACTCTGCCCGGAATCATTCAAAGCAGAAGCAAAGAAACAGATGATGCAGTTCTGGAACCAAGCAGATACAGAGTCCCGAATCATTAACCATCCACTTGAACTCCGTACAGCACTTCTTGATTTCATTGCTGATTTTGCGAACTGGGACAACTCAACTGATATGCGGTATTTGAATACGGCACGGGCACTAACGCAATCAGCGCATGAAGCATTGGGTGGGAAGCCAGGTTCTCGCCCGCTAGTTGTAGACCCGTTTGCTGGAGGGGGATCAATCCCACTCGAAGCACTTCGCACTGGGGCCGATGCATATGCGAGTGATCTCAACCCGGTTGCGGTGCTGCTCAATAAGGTATTACTTGAATATATCCCGAAGTACGGGGAGTTACTCCCCGACGAGGTGGCGAAATGGGGCAAGTGGATGAAAGTAGAAGCGGAAAAAGAACTCGCGGAGTATTATCCAAAAGATCCAGGCGGTGCGACACCAATTGCCTACCTCTGGGCGAGGACGATCACCTGCGAGGGTCCGGGATGCGGGGTGGAGGTTCCGCTTATCCGTTCGCTTTGGCTTGCAAAGAAGTCTAACCGTTCCGTCGCCCTCCAGCTTATTCCAAATCCTGTTGAGAAGCGAGTAGATATTGAAATTATCCGCGATGCAAAGGCCGCTGAGGTGAAGAGTGGCACAGTGAAGCGGGGTTCGGCGACATGCCCCTGCTGCGGATATACTACTCCAGTGGCGTCAGTGCGGAAACAGCTCAAGGCTCGGCATGGCGGGACTGAAGACGCCCGAATGTTCTGTGTAGTGACGACGAAAACCTCCGAGCAAGGACGGTTCTATCGGTTACCTACACAGAGAGATCTTGATGTGGTACGGCGAGCGAAGGAAGAACTGGAGCGAAGGAAGAAGGCGTGGACAGGTGAGTTGAGTCTTGTCCCGAGTGAATCCACGACGCATTATCATACTTTTGTTAATCGGGGATCAATTTATGGAATGAATACCTGGGATAATTATTTTACATCTCGACAGTTGTTATCTCTTTCATATTTGGTTAATTTGGTAAATAAAGTACGAAATAAAAGTATTTCCACTGGAAATAAAGGGGTGGAGATTCCACTACAGACTTGTTTGGCATTTATCGTCGATAAATTAGCAGATAAAAGTAGTTCGTTGTGTCGTTGGAAATCATCCGCGGAATACATGGCGGGAAATACATTTAGCAGACAAGCATTGCCAATGGTTTTCGATTTTTGCGAGACAAATCTTTTCGGTGATGTAACAGGAGATATTAATTCCGAAGTTGTTTGGCTTGAAAAGATGCTACGACATGGGTGTTCATCACTAGATCATCAAGGTCATGTAGAACTAGCTTCTGCAACTTCTCATCCATTACCCAGCGATTCAGTTCAAGGATTTGTAACCGATCCCCCGTATTACTACTCAGTTCAATATGCGGATCTTTCAGACTTTTTTTATGTATGGCTTCATCGTAGTTTAGGCGCACTCTATCCAGAACTTTTTACCACTCAGTTCACTCCCAAAAATGATGAGATTATTGTTCAATCCCCTGGGCATGAATTTGCTGCAGAAGGAAAAAATAAAAAATTTTATGAATCACGAATGCACGTGGCGATGGAAGAGGGGCGTCGAATTCTTGCTCCTAATGGGATTGGAGTTATCGTTTTCGCTAATACATCAACGTCCGGATGGGAGACGATGCTTCAATCACTTGTTGAATCCGGCTGGGTGATTGTCGGATCCTGGCCAATCGATACAGAAATGGCTCAACGGATATTAGCACAGAACCGGTCGGTTCTCGCCTCCTCTATCCACCTCGTCTGTCGTCCACGCGAGACTCCTGATGGTTCCGTTCGTAGCGATGATGTGGGCGACTGGCGGGATGTACTCCACGAACTCCCGATCCGGATCCATGAATGGATGCCCCGGCTTGCTGCAGAAGGGGTTGTCGGTGCAGATGCGATCTTTGCTTGCCTCGGCCCCGCACTCGAAATTTATTCTCGATATTCCCGAGTGGAGAAGCCAAATGGGGAACAGGTGTTGCTTCACGAATATCTGGAGAAAGTCTGGGAAACGGTCGCACGGGAGGCACTCACAGTTATCTTCAAAGATGTCGATACGAGCGGGTTTGAAGAGGATGCCCGGCTCACGGCAATGTGGCTCTGGACACTCTTTGCAAACAGTGGGGAAATAAACGGGGTGGCAGCATCAGAGCAAGACGATGATGACACCGTAGATGAGGATGAGAAGAGCACCGGGAAAAAGAGCGGGGCAAAGAGCGGGTTTATCCTTGATTACGATACAGCTCGTAAAATTGCCCAGGGGCTCGGGGCTCATCCGGATGAGATGAAGACACTGGTTGATGTCAAGGGCGATACAGCCCGGCTCCTGCCGGTCTCGGAGCGGGCACAATTTCTCTTCGGGAAACAGGGTGTTACAAAAATCCCTATAGTTGCGAAGAGGAAAGGCAAGCAGTTAACGCTCGGCGAATCAACCGGGGACGGAGCTGATGATGCAGTCATTTCAGCAAAAGCCTCCATGGAGGGAGATTTTGACCTCGTGCTCGGGAAGACCGTGCTTGACAGTGTTCATCAGAGCATGCTCCTCTTCGGTGCCGGACGGAGCGATGCTCTCAAGACATTCCTTGTCGATAACGGAGCCGGCAAAGATCCCCGGTTCTGGCGGCTGGCACAGGCACTGTCGGCGTTGTACCCGAAATCGTGTGAAGAGAAGCGGTGGGTTGATGGGGTGCTCGCGAGGAAGAAGGGATTGGGGTTGTGA